In Phoenix dactylifera cultivar Barhee BC4 chromosome 11, palm_55x_up_171113_PBpolish2nd_filt_p, whole genome shotgun sequence, the following are encoded in one genomic region:
- the LOC103721945 gene encoding protein TPX2-like isoform X2: MASYPNGGAGDGADVIQIDEAYEFCAPRFFDFINEETEEEIRRAERWFETSISYAPSPFMPKIKEGRSIKIATLCNFGNVDEVQKEQEPAEVSNQREDPMLPADNTIRHEQERDIAPEVKSRQQQEEKNGKKNSFEFFSEVKPSEDSSLPQQEKSLPSEDSSLPQQEKSLPVGDNRSDSLAPVENLSKEDIPSFELHVPPSSNGARVGAIEDSAPKSQKVPMKIIAPARVKNQVTIEACTPKVQRVSVKGGAPTSTKNLTTENIASLVKKPSAGKPKTKSSKCTKPRSVTKCPGSVNMKNAMATDIAQENQAIKRQKLDDERCRQILNVKTRVLPHKSRPGLTGGTDIFSSGARGCHDDSSLRKEVTPFISTAELVKKFQSRTRDLDLSKNGSLSHDDTASMAQRRLRLTLTRPKEPALETAYRVRAVRVKSSAELEEEMLAKIPKFKARPVNKKILEAPSLPALPRTVPQPPEFQEFHLKTMERANQHAETSSTISSIDASSLSQSKPLKLTAPRPPLLETSLRARPPKVKSSQELELEELQKIPKFKARPLNKKILESKGDIGLFSNPKPQITTPQEFHFATNDRLGPPATVMELFDKLSLHSEPSQHDKQVPRITAPNPFRLKTEERGFEKERQFALQILQRQWEEETAKVPKANPYPYTTDYPVIPPKPEPKQCTKPEAFQLESLVRHEVELQRKLEEKEYMEREEAQRRRFKAQPIMRDDPVPLPERERKPLTEVQEFVYHADHRAVQRSEFDKKIKEKEIMCKRMREEYETAKMIEEEKAVKQLRRTMVPHARSLPKFDDPFLPQKSTKETTKPKSPELRVNQRGDRRHAFHMR, from the exons ATGGCAAGCTATCCGAACGGAGGAGCAGGAGACGGCGCAGATGTCATCCAGATAGACGAGGCCTATGAGTTCTGTGCCCCACGGTTCTTTGATTTTATAAACgaggagacggaggaggagATCCGAAGGGCCGAGCGATGGTTTGAGACCTCCATCAGCTACGCCCCATCTC CCTTCATGCCAAAAATCAAAGAGGGAAGATCCATTAAAATCGCGACGCTCTGCAACTTTGGAAATGTTGATGAAGTCCAGAAG GAACAAGAACCAGCCGAAGTTAGTAATCAAAGAGAAGATCCAATGTTACCAGCAGATAACACAATCAG ACATGAGCAGGAGCGAGATATTGCTCCAGAAGTTAAATCAAGGcaacaacaagaagaaaagaatggGAAGAAGAACTCCTTTGAGTTT TTTTCTGAGGTTAAGCCTTCTGAAGATAGCAGTCTCCCTCAACAAGAGAAAAG TTTACCTTCTGAAGATAGCAGTCTCCCTCAACAAGAGAAAAG TTTACCTGTTGGTGATAATCGTAGTGACTCCTTAGCTCCTGTGGAAAATTTGAGCAAGGAAGACATCCCTTCTTTTGAGCTCCATGTTCCTCCTTCATCAAATGGGGCCAGAGTTGGAG CTATTGAAGATTCTGCACCAAAATCACAGAAGGTTCCCATGAAAATAATAGCACCGGCTAGGGTAAAGAACCAAGTAACTATAGAAGCTTGCACTCCCAAAGTACAGAGGGTTTCTGTGAAGGGAGGAGCACCCACCAGCACAAAGAATTTGACAACTGAAAATATAGCAAGTCTGGTTAAAAAGCCATCTGCTGGAAAGCCTAAAACCAAGTCTTCAAAATGCACCAAACCAAGGAGTGTAACAAA gtGTCCTGGTAGTGTTAACATGAAGAATGCCATGGCTACTGATattgctcaagaaaatcaagccATAAAGAGGCAAAAGCTGGATGATGAAAGATGTAGACAG ATACTCAATGTCAAAACCAGAGTGTTGCCCCACAAATCAAGACCAGGTTTAACAGGTGGCACTGACATATTTTCATCTGGTGCTCGAGGTTGTCATGATGACTCATCACTGCGGAAG gaagtaacaccattcatatcTACAGCAGAGTTGGTTAAAAAGTTCCAGTCAAGGACAAGAGACTTAGATCTCTCTAAGAATGGATCACTTTCACAT GACGATACAGCTTCAATGGCACAGAGGAGGCTTAGACTTACCTTGACAAGGCCAAAGGAGCCAGCACTTGAGACAGCTTACCGAGTTCGTGCGGTGAGGGTGAAAAGCTCTGCAGAGCTAGAGGAAGAGATGCTGGCAAAGATTCCTAAGTTCAAAGCTCGACCTGTAAACAAGAAG ATTCTCGAAGCACCTTCACTCCCTGCCTTGCCCAGAACTGTTCCACAACCACCTGAGTTTCAG GAGTTCCATTTGAAGACAATGGAGAGGGCGAATCAACATGCTGAAACATCATCAACAATCTCCTCAATCGATGCTTCCTCCCTG AGTCAGAGCAAACCCTTGAAACTTACTGCACCTAGGCCACCCCTTCTTGAAACATCACTAAGAGCACGACCTCCGAA AGTCAAAAGTTCTCAGGAATTGGAACTAGAGGAACTTCAAAAGATTCCAAAGTTCAAGGCCCGGCCACTTAATAAAAAG ATACTTGAGAGCAAAGGAGATATCGGTTTGTTTTCTAATCCAAAGCCCCAAATAACAACCCCTCAGGAATTCCATTTTGCAACAAATGATAGGTTGGGTCCTCCCGCAACTGTTATGGAGCTCTTTGACAAG CTCTCACTGCACTCCGAACCTTCTCAACATGACAAGCAAGTTCCCAGAATCACAGCACCAAATCCTTTTCGTCTAAAAACAGAG gagcgaggTTTTGAAAAAGAGAGGCAGTTTGCACTGCAGATATTACAGAGACAGTGGGAGGAGGAGACGGCTAAAGTTCCAAAGGCTAATCCATATCCATACACTACAGATTATCCAGTG ATACCTCCAAAACCAGAGCCTAAGCAGTGTACAAAGCCCGAGGCTTTTCAATTAGAGAGCTTAGTAAGGCATGAAGTGGAGTTGCAGAGGAAGCTGGAAGAGAAGGAATATATGGAAAGAGAAGAGGCACAAAGGCGAAGATTTAAAGCACAACCTATCATGAGAGA TGACCCTGTTCCACTaccagaaagagagaggaagcctCTTACTGAAGTCCAGGAGTTTGTCTACCATGCAGATCATAGGGCCGTGCAGAGATCAGAGTTTGATAAGAAG ataaaagagaaagaaatcatgtgtaagagaatgagggaggagtATGAAACTGCAAAAATG ATTGAAGAAGAGAAAGCAGTGAAACAGTTGAGGAGGACAATGGTGCCCCATGCAAGGTCACTTCCAAAGTTCGACGATCCATTCCTTCCACAAAA gTCCACAAAGGAAACAACAAAGCCAAAGTCACCGGAGTTGCGTGTGAATCAAAGAGGAGACAGGCGGCATGCCTTTCATATGAGATGA
- the LOC103721945 gene encoding protein TPX2-like isoform X1 encodes MASYPNGGAGDGADVIQIDEAYEFCAPRFFDFINEETEEEIRRAERWFETSISYAPSPFMPKIKEGRSIKIATLCNFGNVDEVQKEQEPAEVSNQREDPMLPADNTIRHEQERDIAPEVKSRQQQEEKNGKKNSFEFFSEVKPSEDSSLPQQEKSLPSEDSSLPQQEKSLPVGDNRSDSLAPVENLSKEDIPSFELHVPPSSNGARVGAIEDSAPKSQKVPMKIIAPARVKNQVTIEACTPKVQRVSVKGGAPTSTKNLTTENIASLVKKPSAGKPKTKSSKCTKPRSVTKCPGSVNMKNAMATDIAQENQAIKRQKLDDERCRQILNVKTRVLPHKSRPGLTGGTDIFSSGARGCHDDSSLRKEVTPFISTAELVKKFQSRTRDLDLSKNGSLSHDDTASMAQRRLRLTLTRPKEPALETAYRVRAVRVKSSAELEEEMLAKIPKFKARPVNKKILEAPSLPALPRTVPQPPEFQEFHLKTMERANQHAETSSTISSIDASSLSQSKPLKLTAPRPPLLETSLRARPPNRVKSSQELELEELQKIPKFKARPLNKKILESKGDIGLFSNPKPQITTPQEFHFATNDRLGPPATVMELFDKLSLHSEPSQHDKQVPRITAPNPFRLKTEERGFEKERQFALQILQRQWEEETAKVPKANPYPYTTDYPVIPPKPEPKQCTKPEAFQLESLVRHEVELQRKLEEKEYMEREEAQRRRFKAQPIMRDDPVPLPERERKPLTEVQEFVYHADHRAVQRSEFDKKIKEKEIMCKRMREEYETAKMIEEEKAVKQLRRTMVPHARSLPKFDDPFLPQKSTKETTKPKSPELRVNQRGDRRHAFHMR; translated from the exons ATGGCAAGCTATCCGAACGGAGGAGCAGGAGACGGCGCAGATGTCATCCAGATAGACGAGGCCTATGAGTTCTGTGCCCCACGGTTCTTTGATTTTATAAACgaggagacggaggaggagATCCGAAGGGCCGAGCGATGGTTTGAGACCTCCATCAGCTACGCCCCATCTC CCTTCATGCCAAAAATCAAAGAGGGAAGATCCATTAAAATCGCGACGCTCTGCAACTTTGGAAATGTTGATGAAGTCCAGAAG GAACAAGAACCAGCCGAAGTTAGTAATCAAAGAGAAGATCCAATGTTACCAGCAGATAACACAATCAG ACATGAGCAGGAGCGAGATATTGCTCCAGAAGTTAAATCAAGGcaacaacaagaagaaaagaatggGAAGAAGAACTCCTTTGAGTTT TTTTCTGAGGTTAAGCCTTCTGAAGATAGCAGTCTCCCTCAACAAGAGAAAAG TTTACCTTCTGAAGATAGCAGTCTCCCTCAACAAGAGAAAAG TTTACCTGTTGGTGATAATCGTAGTGACTCCTTAGCTCCTGTGGAAAATTTGAGCAAGGAAGACATCCCTTCTTTTGAGCTCCATGTTCCTCCTTCATCAAATGGGGCCAGAGTTGGAG CTATTGAAGATTCTGCACCAAAATCACAGAAGGTTCCCATGAAAATAATAGCACCGGCTAGGGTAAAGAACCAAGTAACTATAGAAGCTTGCACTCCCAAAGTACAGAGGGTTTCTGTGAAGGGAGGAGCACCCACCAGCACAAAGAATTTGACAACTGAAAATATAGCAAGTCTGGTTAAAAAGCCATCTGCTGGAAAGCCTAAAACCAAGTCTTCAAAATGCACCAAACCAAGGAGTGTAACAAA gtGTCCTGGTAGTGTTAACATGAAGAATGCCATGGCTACTGATattgctcaagaaaatcaagccATAAAGAGGCAAAAGCTGGATGATGAAAGATGTAGACAG ATACTCAATGTCAAAACCAGAGTGTTGCCCCACAAATCAAGACCAGGTTTAACAGGTGGCACTGACATATTTTCATCTGGTGCTCGAGGTTGTCATGATGACTCATCACTGCGGAAG gaagtaacaccattcatatcTACAGCAGAGTTGGTTAAAAAGTTCCAGTCAAGGACAAGAGACTTAGATCTCTCTAAGAATGGATCACTTTCACAT GACGATACAGCTTCAATGGCACAGAGGAGGCTTAGACTTACCTTGACAAGGCCAAAGGAGCCAGCACTTGAGACAGCTTACCGAGTTCGTGCGGTGAGGGTGAAAAGCTCTGCAGAGCTAGAGGAAGAGATGCTGGCAAAGATTCCTAAGTTCAAAGCTCGACCTGTAAACAAGAAG ATTCTCGAAGCACCTTCACTCCCTGCCTTGCCCAGAACTGTTCCACAACCACCTGAGTTTCAG GAGTTCCATTTGAAGACAATGGAGAGGGCGAATCAACATGCTGAAACATCATCAACAATCTCCTCAATCGATGCTTCCTCCCTG AGTCAGAGCAAACCCTTGAAACTTACTGCACCTAGGCCACCCCTTCTTGAAACATCACTAAGAGCACGACCTCCGAA CAGAGTCAAAAGTTCTCAGGAATTGGAACTAGAGGAACTTCAAAAGATTCCAAAGTTCAAGGCCCGGCCACTTAATAAAAAG ATACTTGAGAGCAAAGGAGATATCGGTTTGTTTTCTAATCCAAAGCCCCAAATAACAACCCCTCAGGAATTCCATTTTGCAACAAATGATAGGTTGGGTCCTCCCGCAACTGTTATGGAGCTCTTTGACAAG CTCTCACTGCACTCCGAACCTTCTCAACATGACAAGCAAGTTCCCAGAATCACAGCACCAAATCCTTTTCGTCTAAAAACAGAG gagcgaggTTTTGAAAAAGAGAGGCAGTTTGCACTGCAGATATTACAGAGACAGTGGGAGGAGGAGACGGCTAAAGTTCCAAAGGCTAATCCATATCCATACACTACAGATTATCCAGTG ATACCTCCAAAACCAGAGCCTAAGCAGTGTACAAAGCCCGAGGCTTTTCAATTAGAGAGCTTAGTAAGGCATGAAGTGGAGTTGCAGAGGAAGCTGGAAGAGAAGGAATATATGGAAAGAGAAGAGGCACAAAGGCGAAGATTTAAAGCACAACCTATCATGAGAGA TGACCCTGTTCCACTaccagaaagagagaggaagcctCTTACTGAAGTCCAGGAGTTTGTCTACCATGCAGATCATAGGGCCGTGCAGAGATCAGAGTTTGATAAGAAG ataaaagagaaagaaatcatgtgtaagagaatgagggaggagtATGAAACTGCAAAAATG ATTGAAGAAGAGAAAGCAGTGAAACAGTTGAGGAGGACAATGGTGCCCCATGCAAGGTCACTTCCAAAGTTCGACGATCCATTCCTTCCACAAAA gTCCACAAAGGAAACAACAAAGCCAAAGTCACCGGAGTTGCGTGTGAATCAAAGAGGAGACAGGCGGCATGCCTTTCATATGAGATGA